One Chryseobacterium wanjuense genomic region harbors:
- a CDS encoding discoidin domain-containing protein, translating into MNILLFNLLLLFTSCEQDLLETEIALKTDTQNSAKVTSGIYQSDQPYNLNVVYFVPSDVQMRPEYERRISEFILAAQEYYRQNMHNWGYSNRTFGVLKNPLTNRVKITIVHAANPMSTYSASSYHPILSEVNAWFAAHPSDKTSEHTIVFTAVPTPETPIPFVGNGTSCFVGDNEAWDYQNFNKNTPEGTTVKWYMGGFLHELGHGLGLPHDALPKSQQNVPGYGTSLMSWGNSTYGYSSTILTKSSCAILNNIQVFATTAKPFYGGNKSFTINQLYHSFENGRIRIWGTYTTSQPINAINTYFSPNNQYYAVSSVADGNLVNSFSTYVDISDLYYTNTDYQFIIQAQFPDGGAVYKVYNFPIVNGIPKMDFQTEVSRTGWTISSSSAYPAYPASFAIDGNLNTYWHTNYSPGVLQTDPVPGQAQTFPYFYDINMGAADYIWGLVFTQHQGLARNAKNISVYTRASTAEGWTHRGNYDLKKVAYKQNVLFSQALACRYIRIVFNSSYDGEPYIAMAEIGALK; encoded by the coding sequence TTGAACATTTTATTATTCAATCTTTTATTGCTGTTTACCAGTTGTGAACAAGATTTATTAGAAACTGAGATTGCATTAAAAACCGACACTCAAAACAGTGCTAAAGTTACCTCCGGAATTTATCAGTCTGACCAGCCTTATAACCTGAATGTGGTATATTTTGTACCTTCGGATGTTCAGATGCGTCCGGAATATGAGAGAAGAATTAGCGAATTTATTTTAGCTGCGCAGGAATATTACCGTCAGAATATGCATAATTGGGGCTACAGTAACCGCACGTTTGGAGTATTGAAAAACCCATTAACAAACCGGGTTAAAATTACTATCGTTCATGCGGCAAATCCCATGTCTACGTATTCGGCTTCCAGTTATCATCCGATTTTATCTGAGGTGAATGCCTGGTTTGCAGCCCACCCTTCCGATAAAACCAGTGAACATACGATTGTTTTTACTGCCGTGCCTACTCCGGAAACACCTATTCCTTTTGTAGGAAATGGTACATCGTGTTTTGTGGGTGATAACGAAGCGTGGGACTATCAGAATTTTAACAAAAATACACCGGAAGGAACAACTGTAAAATGGTATATGGGCGGCTTTCTTCATGAGCTGGGACATGGTCTGGGACTTCCGCATGATGCTCTGCCCAAAAGTCAGCAAAATGTTCCCGGCTACGGAACATCGCTTATGAGCTGGGGAAATTCAACCTATGGATATTCTTCAACCATCCTCACCAAATCGAGTTGTGCTATACTAAATAATATTCAGGTTTTTGCAACTACCGCAAAACCTTTCTATGGGGGAAATAAAAGTTTTACTATTAACCAACTTTACCACAGCTTCGAAAACGGAAGAATAAGGATTTGGGGAACATATACTACAAGTCAGCCCATTAATGCGATTAATACTTACTTCAGTCCGAATAATCAATACTATGCGGTTTCCTCTGTTGCAGATGGCAATCTGGTCAATTCCTTCAGTACCTATGTAGATATTTCGGATCTGTATTATACCAACACAGATTATCAGTTTATAATTCAGGCTCAGTTTCCGGACGGCGGTGCGGTCTATAAAGTCTATAATTTCCCTATCGTAAACGGAATTCCTAAAATGGATTTTCAGACGGAAGTGAGCAGAACGGGCTGGACAATCAGCAGCAGCTCGGCATACCCTGCCTATCCCGCATCTTTTGCTATAGACGGCAACCTTAATACTTACTGGCATACCAATTACAGTCCGGGTGTGTTACAAACCGATCCGGTTCCGGGCCAGGCGCAAACGTTCCCTTATTTTTATGATATTAATATGGGGGCTGCAGATTATATCTGGGGACTGGTTTTCACCCAACATCAAGGTCTTGCCCGAAATGCCAAAAACATTAGTGTCTACACCCGCGCCAGCACCGCCGAAGGATGGACTCATCGCGGAAATTATGACCTTAAAAAGGTGGCTTATAAACAAAATGTTTTATTTTCTCAGGCATTGGCCTGCAGGTATATCCGTATTGTTTTCAACAGCAGTTATGATGGCGAACCATATATCGCGATGGCCGAGATCGGGGCACTTAAATAA